CTTCGGGTGTCAATGTATTGTAGTAGCTATTGATGCGAGGAAGAGGCAAGATGTGGATAATCCGGGGTGGGATGTCTATGTCCGTGGAGGTAGAGAAAATACGGGTATTGATGCCCTTTGGTGGGCGCAGGAAGTCACCAAAAGGGGAGCAGGGGAGTTATTAGTTACCAGTATGGACGCTGATGGTACCCAAGCAGGTTATGATTTGGCATTGACAAGGGCGATCGCAGATAGCGTAGAAATTCCTGTAATCGCCTCTGGGGGAGCGGGAAATTGTCAGCATATTTATGAGGCATTTAGTGAAGGAAAAGCAGAAGCCGCCCTCCTTGCCTCTTTATTACACTATGGACAACTCACCGTTGCCGAGATCAAAGACTATCTCAAAGAGCATAAAATTCCTGTCAGAAATTAATCAACCTCAGTTCGGGATAATAGTTGTCAGTATGGTAGGGGACGTAGCATGCTACGTCCGTACAGGCGGCAGGTTGCAGGTGGCAGGTCATAGTTTGTTCATTGTTCATTGTCAATTCTTCCTCATGACCCCACTTTTTCATCAACCCCTAACATAGACTTTTTGTAAATTCTTTAACCTAACACCTGATACCCGATACCTGACACCTTTATTTGTAAAGACTAAAAATGTTATCCCGAACTCGAGTTAATCATTACATAACAATGGGCTTAAGCCCATTGCCCGAATTCCCTACTTATTCATCCCGATAATGTTAAGACATACTTAAGAAACTTAACGAAAATTAATATTTCTCAAAAAAATGTATTAGAATAGACTAAACATTACATTATTAAGGAATGTTAATACCTATTCTAATTTTTGATGTTGCATTAGTGGCATGGTCACTACACTTAATGCAACAGGCACTAGACAGAAAAGAATTTTCTTTGATGTTGGCAGGTAGCTTAGTAGCGCTGTCGGCAGCAGCTATGCTAGTGGTATATTTTCTTGCCAGTAACTGTATCACCTATTTAACTCAACCTTTGACCCCCATTTAAATAGTTGTATTCATAGCCAGTTTATTTTGCTTTTTTGCCTGACTAAAAGTTATCACCATCCCTTCACATACCAAGATAACGAATAGTTAACAATCAATAACAAATTCATCGCAGAGACTGCTAGACTATCATCAGATAAAATAGTCGTTTTTGTTGATAAATGAGGAGATGAGTTGAAATGTTTGCTCAAATGTACCCCCGCTTAATTAATCGTGTTGGGGAAGTTAACCCCCAATTGTTTAGGGAAATCAAGGGTAGATTACAACCACGCAACGTAATGATTGTATCTGCCTTATCCATTGTTGGACAGATATTATTGTTTATTTACTTTGAAGGACTTTTACCCATCCACGAAGGAGTATATAACCGTTATTGTACTGGTGAACCCTATGATGCTTATTCTAGGGGATCAAATATTTGTATTGCCGATATGTTGGGTAATATTCAAATGATCAAAGAAGTATGGTGGCTAGATATGTTTGTCACCATGAGTGTGATGGGTATTTTTATTCTTTTGGTAGGAGGCAGTTATATGTTAATTGCTGACCTTAGCAAAGAAGAAAGAAAGGGTACTTTAAATTTTATTCGGCTTAGTCCTCAGTCAGCAAGTGATATTTTTATCGGCAAAATTTTGGGAGTGCCTATACTTATCTATTTTTTTGGTATTTTAGCAATTCCTTTACATATCTGGTCAGGATTATCTGCCAATATCAACTTTCCTTTAATTATGATGTTTTATCTAATTTTGGGGGCAAGTTGTTTATTTTTCTACGGAGTCAGCCTTGTCTTTAGTTTAGTGACAGAAGGATGGGGTAATTTTCAGGCTCCCCTCGGTGCGACTTTTATTTTCTTTTTCTTGTTTGCTGTGACGGGGGTTACGTTGGAAGCTAATGCCCCTGTATATACAGAAACTTCCCTTGATTGGTTTTTATTGTTTTATCCTGGTACATTTTTAGCCTACCTTGTAGATTCTACTTTTCTTTCTCAAACTACCTTGGGTTATTTATCTGCTGATGCTTTGACTAATTTACGGTGGTATGGACAATCTTTTTGGGGCAATGGTTTTGCTGGTGGTTTATTGATTTTATTAAATTATGGAATTTGGAGTTTTTGGTTGTATCAGGGTTTGAAACGTCGTTTTGCCAATCCTCTAGCCACAGTAATCAGTAAGTCTCAAAGTTATGCTCTATCTTTTTGTTTTGTCGTTGTCAATCTAGGTTTTGCTTTACAGACTTTTAGCGAATATAGTAATTTTGATCAAACTATCCAAATTATTCAGCTTCTCAATTTAATTCTCTTTTTGCTTTTGATTGCTGGATTGACTCCATCTCGTCAGAGTTTGAGGGATTGGGCTAGATTTCGTCACGAAAATTCTCGAGAAAATAGGGTTTTATGGAAAGATTTAGCATTTAGCGAAAAAAGTCCTGCTACCTTTGCGATCGCCCTTAATCTATTATTAGTAAATCTATATATCATCCCCTCATTGTTTTTCTTGCCCAATACTAACCCCATTCCATTAGTGGCAGGAATCACATTGGGAGCATTTTCCATCCTCATTTATGCTTCCGTGGCACAGCTACTGATGACTTTAAAAACGGAAAAAAGAGGATTAATAACAGGTATCACCATTACCTCCCTTAATCTATTGCCGTTATTTGGGCATATATTTGTAAACGAATTAAATCAAAGCCTGAGTCAAAACATCTTTTTACAAGAAATTTTTGCCAACCTTAGCCCCTTACCAATTGCCTTAAACACCTATCAAAGTTTTCATACCCTAGCTATTTGTTTAAGTGTTCAAGTTGTCACTATCGTTGGTTTTAATTTGAAAATGAAAAAAACCCTTGCCCTTGCGGGAATGTCAGAAACCAAACGCTTAATGATGGAAAAAGAATAGTATACTCGGGACGTAAAATATTACGTCCCTGATGAAAATAAACCACTGTCAAGGCTTTGCTCCAATTCATCAAGAGTTATGTAAGACTCAGGATTACTCAAACGATTTTCAGCATCTCTAATGTCTTCCAAGTCTTCTAAATAGGATATTATTGCTTCCTGTAATAAATCATCCTCTTTTTTTCCTAGAGCTACTGCCAAAACCTTATAACGATTTTCGATGTTTGGCGACAAATCAACAGTTATCATATATTCTCACAACTTTATAACGGGATATAGTTTCATTTTACTTCATTGATGCTCCACTGCCCTTATGGCTAGTAGATTCTTAGCTCACTGAGTCAACTTAGACAAGAGAGAGTGACTGTAAATGGTTAGCTGTTATAAAAACGATCACCGCCAATGCCCCCTAAATCCCCCAATTCTGGGGGACTTTCTATTCTAATCATTTGTCCGAACTTAATATAAAAACTCCTAAAAAGGACTACCCGGAATATTAACGCCACGGTTTCTGAGGATTTGACCAGTTTCAGCACTGGGATTATATCTGTAACCCATACCACTATATCCTTCTGAGTCATCTAATATCTGAGGTGTTAACATGACAATGACCTCAGATCTCGTTTTATCAGTAAAAGTAGAACGGAATAGACTACCAATCAGGGGTAAATCACCGAGGATAGGAATCTTGGAAACCTGTACCCTTTCTGCATCCTGAATGATGCCAGAAAGAATGAGGGTTTGACCATCCCGAAGACGAATTAAACCAGAAGATACACTTCTTTGAACCAAGGGAGTAATAACGTTACTAGCACCACCACCACTATCAAAAACCTGAGCACTTCCGGGGGCACTGATACTGGGATTGACCAATAAGCTAATAAATCCATTATCGTCAATACGGTCAATTTGTACCGATAAATTGAGTCCTGCAGGTTCTATGACAGGGGTAACAGTTCTCACTCCACTTTCCGTGTCAATTTCCGTATTAACGCTGGTGACAACATTCTCACTAAGGGATAAAGTTCCTGTTTGTCCTTCCTGTACCACAAGGGTAGGATCTGTCAAAATTTTAGCATTACCAGAGCTAATACTAGAACGAATCTGAGCAATGAAGGCTTGGGGAAGGTTGAAGTTTCTGCCGGGGGTGGTGGTTGCCCCTACACCGGGTTGGTTGGGGTTGAAATCAGTACCAAAGGGAGATATACGACCAGTACGAGGGCTACCGATGGGCAATCCTTGAAGAGTTCTGACTACGTTACGACTAATATTATCGGTGATATTGGTGGTGTCAGAGCTTAAATTAGATTCGGTAATGGTTCTGGCAAGGTTGTTTACTAACGCTCTTTGTAAATTTTCCGCTTGATCTCGAGAAAAAGCTGTATTATTTCCAAACTGTCCTAAAGTTCTATCGATAGTATCTTGGAAGGTACGGTTTAAATCATCATTATTGGTTGAGGTTAAATCATTGGCTAGAGATTGAGTCAAATCTTGTGCCAAGTTTCTGGTAAATCCTTCGGTGATAATAATCGATTCATCAAAACCGGGAATTAAGTTTCCATCTGGGCCTACTCTAAAATCTTCTGAACTGACATTTTGATCTCTAGTTCCAAAGTTGATGACCCCAAGACCTCCATCTTGTACAATTCCTGTGTTGTCAACGCCAAAGGAGAAGCTAGATCCAAAACTGGTTCCTTGGTCTAGTTGTATATCGACAATGCGCACATTTACCGCAACCTGTCTTAGTCTGACATCGGATTGGACAATTAAATTACTGGCAATTCTAACTTGATCTGGAGTTCCTGTAAGAGTTATAGCATTGGTTCTTTCATCCACAGTAACACTTAATCTACGTAGAGGTAAGGGAGTTCCTTGATTAGCTTGATTTCCTGCAGCGCTTAGAGGTCTAATTTCTCTTCCTGTAACGGTTCGACCAATTAAAACCCCTTCGGCATTCCTTTCTTCTTGAAACACTTCTGCCACCTCTTGAACGGTTGCCCCTGCAAGCGCTAATTGAGCGGCAACGGTTCCTGCTCTTGCTTGATTGACTCTAAGGGTACGGCTAATAGTATCATTTACTGAGTAAGCAAGGCTTTCACCCACAAAAATAGTGCTACCTTGGCGATAGGCTTCAAGGCGATTTAATCTCAAAAGATTATTAAATATATCTTGTACTCTTTCTCCCTCCAAATCGATGGTGATGGGTTGCCTCAGTAATGAAACAGCTTCGCCTCCCTGTCCTCCCGAACCTTCTGGTCTGGTATAGTCAAACATAATACTAAGACCTGCCGCTCGGGCAAGAATTTTTAAAACTTCATCAAGGGGTGCATCTCTGAGAACTAAACGAGGTACTACGGCAGTGGTTCCAAGGTTCACTGTTTGAGAACTAATATCGATATTGGAAACGGACATATCACCAATGGGAGGAGCCACTGCCCTTTGTTGAAAAGGAGGGGGCGATTCAATGCGTCCTGGGCGCACGGGTTGCCCGTCGATGGTAATTTGAGGATTGGGGAATAATACTTCGTTGTTTTGGGCTAGTAATAGGGGTAAAAGGTCGTTACCTTGGGCGTTGTTACGGTTGGGAGAGGCGATCGCCCATGACTGATAACCGAGTAATATGGCGACGGTACTACTGACAAATTTTAATTGACGGGAAGAAAATAAACTCATGAAATTAAACTCCTACACACAATGGGGTTAAAAAAATAATTATAAAAAAATGCTCGATAAATATAGCTGGCAAAATTATTGACCAGTTTCTTGGTTTTCCTCTTGTTGTTGCGTGACCACCTCTTGAACATCAGAAAATACAGCACTCACCGTCATAGTGGTACTCAAAACAGGCTGTCCAAAAGGAAAAACCTGTCCATTTTCCAAAAGATATTGCTGAGGAGTAGACACAGTCGCATTAAAATTTTGCACCACTAAAAAAGGCTGTAGCCTCTCCAAATCCTGAATAAAAGAGATCAAATTAGAAAAATTCCCCTCCAAATTCAAGTTATAACTCTTAACCTGAATATTATTAGTGGCAAATTGTCCAAAGGAATCATCACTAACGGGTTGTCTATCCCCTGAAGGAGTATAACTGGTCATGGTCACATTAGACTCACGAACAAATCGATTCAAATCTAATAATACCGTTTCTAGGGTGCGCTCTTGGGCAAACAAACTCTCCACTTGTAACTTTAAATTTTGAGTCTGTGCCAACTCTCTTTCTTTGACAGCTATTCTTTGTTGTAAATCGCTTTCATTCAACTGATTTAACTGAGCTTGTTTTTCGGCTCTTTCAGCCCTTAGAGTTGATAACTCATCGGCCACGGGGCGTAACTGTGTCCAAGCCAATAGGGCGGCAACGATAAATCCAAAAACACCAATACTAATCCCCGTCACCCTTGGAGTAAAAACCAACCCAAATAGTTCGGGATAGTCAGACTCCGGGCCAAAACCCTCGGCTTCGTTACCAAAATCTTCGGTGGTAGTAAAAGATGTAGTCATTTTTCCTCCTAATAATTATTGAGTGGGTTCTTCTGTAGGCTCTTCTGTGATAATGGGTTCAATATTCAAAGCCCCCAATTGCCGTAGTGCCTCAATACGACTCACCAAACCAATGGCGCCCCTTTGATCCAAAAGATTAACTAATTCTGTGGATGGCACATCATTGATTTCGGTGGTGATGTTGAAGGAGATTCCTTGGGCTAGGGAAATAATTAAACTGTCGTCGGTGGGTGATGCTTCTCCTGCTTCTAGTTGGGCCCGACTGGTAGCAACACTGGCAGGATTTTCTGATAAACTACTAGCGGTTAAGCGAGTTTCATCCCTACTCAGAAGATTGGACGCTTTGAGGGTTAACATAAAATCGTTAACATCATCATAGGATTCGGCAAACCCAGAAATATTTAATCCCCTGGTGCCTGATTGAGTCACCGATTGAATTTGAACATTATCAGGGGTTAAAAAGGCAATTTCCCTTAACATGGCTGACCAGGGTTTGATTTCGTCAAAAACACTAACCAAAATTCCCACTTGTCCATTAATATTATCAATCTCTTGTTGAATTTGATTTATTTGGCTATTTTGTCCTTGCAGTCTTTGAATTTCTGAGTCTAGTTGTTCGATATTGGCTTGGGTAGATGCTTTTTGATTGTTGAGTAACAATAAAGCTCCTCCTACCGCCGCTACAAGGGCGATTGCAACGCCAGAACCAATCAAAACGGGGGCGCGCTCGGCGAGGGTGGTTTCTTTCTTAAAACCCGCTGTTTTGCCCACTATGGTGATGCTATCCTGTCGCCTCTCCTTTAAAAAATTAATATCAATATTATGCATAACTTAATTCATCCTCATTGCTAGACCTAAAACCGTGCCTAACCCATATTTTTCCATACCCGATAACTCCTCTTTCATTGTAATTCCTAGGGCGGCGGCAGGGTCAAACAAAGTGGCAGGAAGGTTGAGTTTTTTGGTAAAAAACTCGTCAATTTGAGCTAATCCAGCCCCTGGCCCTGCCAAAAGAATTTGCACCACCTCCACATCGCCACTTTGGTTAATATAAAAATTCACAGAACGGCGCAACTCATCCACCAACTCTCCTAATACCCTGAGTAAAGAGTCCATACCGGGGTTAATCCAAGTTTGGCTACTGGTGGTATTACTAGAGGTTTGATCGGGATTGTTGGGAATAGTAATATCTTGTAAAATTTCAGTATTTTTGGAAGTAGGTAGGTTCATCGCCTGAGCAAGGGCAATTTGCATTTGATAGGTACCTATGGGTACGGTACGAGAAAATTGGGGTACCCCTTCGACAATGATGGCGATTTCGGTACTGTCAAATTCGATGTCCACCAATACCACCGCTTCGCTAGGGGTAAACTGTTTGAGTTGTTCTTTTAGGGTTCTAATCAGGGAGAAACTATTGATTTCTAAAACCTTAATATCAATTCCTGCCTGTTGGAAGGTTTCGAGATAAAGATCGGTATTTTCTTTGCGGGTTGCTACTAATAACACCTGTACTTTTTCGATACCATCACTATCATCAACAAAGTAACCAAGTTTTTGATAGTCTAAATCTACTTCTTCTTTGGGATAGGGTAGATATAAACTGGCTTCGTGATTTAAAACGGTGTCTTTTAATTCTTGATCGTTCAATTCTGCGGGAATGGGCAAAATCCTGATAATTGATTCCCTCATGGGAACGGCGGTAGCCACTTGTTTGGGTTTTATTTTTGCCTCCTTAAGCAGTTGTTCGATCAATTCTGCCAAGGCTTCTGAGTCTTTTATTTGTCCTTCTTCAAATATTTCCTCTGGTACTTCGAGGGATTGATATTTCAGAAGTTTATACTGTTCTCCTTTTTTACTTAGTTGTGCCAAAGAAATGCGATCAGGGTTAATTTCTATCCCTATTCCCTTTCCCTGTCCTCCTAGTAAATTGCCGATAAAACCTACCATTTTATTCTTCCTTTTACGTATTTTTACTTAATAAAGGATTTTTTTATAAATTTATTTTATTTTAAGTTTTTTCTGTAATTAGTTCAAAGTTTTTTATAAAACTTATCCATGATTATAGGAAGATTAAGACAAAAATCCCATTAATTTTTATGGACTGATGGAAGATTGATAATTAATTTTTTCTGGGGGTGAGGTTGGGAGTTTGTTGTGGGCAAGATGAAATAGATAACTATTGCTTTTGTGACTATTGTTGTTGATTGGTATGAATACTGTTTTGCGTCCTTGGCTGTGTGATGGTAAGCCACAAAATGATCAAGAATATCCCCATTGTTTAGGTCATCATCAGCCTGTGGAAAATTTTGGTGATATTTGTCCTATTTGTTCGTTACCAAGGGAGGCTGGTAAATCGATTTTGGGAGGTGTGGATAATACTTTTATGGAGCAGAATAACATCAACAAAAAAATAGTTTGTGATGGGGAAAATGGTTTTTCTCTGGTGGATTTTCTGGTGGGGGATAAAACAAATGGTGATCGATTAAGGTTGGTTATTTTAGGGGCAATAATTGGTTTTATTTTGACGAGTTTATCTCATTTTGTATGGAATCCCGTGAGTTTAAGGGGCAATGGTTTTGCCAGAAATAATCGAGATGGTTTTTCTGCTGATTTAATTTCTACTGGTATGGATGGGGGAGATTTGGTGAGTCAGGGGGAGACGATTTTTTTTGAGGTTCATCCTCTCAAACAGTCTGCTGCGGATGCTTTTCGGTTAGGTCATTGGCAAGGGGCGATCGCCTCTTATCAAGAATATTTGAATAGTTATGCTGATGATTATGAAGCTCAAATTTACCTGCAAAATGCGATCGCCCGTACCCAAGGAAATCCTATCACCATGGCCATAACCACCACAAACCAAGCCCATGTCAATTTACTCTCGGGCATAGCCCGTTATCAACAAGAATTTAACCAACAGCAAATAAAAGATAATCAACGATTATTAGAAATCGTTATGGTCAATTATGAGGAGCAAAATCATTCTCTAATCCAAGATATTCTTAACGCCAATAATATCATTGGAGTATTAGGATATGGTTTGGACGCACATAGTTACGATGCCCTGTCAATGTATGAATCCCAAGGAATGGCGGTTATTTCACCCATGAATACCACCCTAGTGGTGGAGGAAGGAGTGTTAAAAAAAGTAACGAGTCAAGCAATGGATGATTTTTATCACACTTTGGCAACCGAATCATTATTAACCTACGCCGACAATCTTAACTCTCCCCCCAATGGGATTATTTTTTACGATTCGGAGGATGAAAATAGTCTGAGGTTTAAAGCTAATATCTTAGCAACCCTACCCTCTCTCAATGGCAGAATAATAGAACAAGTAGATATAACTCAAAATTCTACTCCCGAGGAAGTTTTAAGCACCGTTACAGGGGCTAATACGATCATTTTAGCCCTAGGAAACCATAGACTATCCGAAGCAATGAGAGTATTGGAGGAGAATAATTATTTTTTACCTGTTTTAGGTAGTCATGAATTATTTAGCAATGATACCTTAATCAAAGGAGGTAGTGCTGTAGATCAAATGGTCATGGCTTTACCCTTTGGTTTTAACCCTGATACTTTGGATAATGGGCAATTTATTGATAGCTGGAGTGAGGAGCAAATATATTATATTCTAAAATCTGTCCTAAATGCGATCGCCCCTAACCCCAATCGAGGAAACTTAAATAAACTCTTACAAGAAGGAATCCAACTACCCTCCGATTACCATCACCCAGATAGTTTATTACAAATGCCCCTAGTGCAAATAGTTCCCGATTTTGAGGGATTGAGCGACACAGGCTACAAATTTGAGGTCAAAAATCCCATGGAAGACTATCAACCATAAACAGAAACATTTAGGAAGCAATTAATTTTTTAAACCAAAGTTCAAACCTATCACCCCATACCTCCAAAGAATATCTCTCTTCCACCGCCAAACGACAATCTCGACGATTGATGCGGGGTAGCTTATGGATGGCATCAACCAACCCCTCCACACTATCAGGAGTCACCAAAAAACCAGTCTTACCATCCTCCACAATTTCCGCCGGGCCACCCCTAGCATAAGCAATGACAGGCACACCACAAGCCAAAGCCTCAATGGCAACATTACCAAAAGCCTCTATCCATCGGGGAGTCATCAACAAACCCTGACATTGGCGTAACTCATCTTGTAAGTCTTGGGTAGATAAAAAACCTCGATAATCCATGGGTGCATCAGGATATTGCTGAACAATTTTTTGCCAATACTCCTCATCCTGAATTTTGCCGAAAATTAATAAAGGTACCCGAGAAATATCAGATGCCCTCACCGCATCCTCAAGGGCTTTTTCTGGGGCAACTCTTCCCAACCATGCCAATTTATGGTCAAACTTTTCACTATATTGATATAACGATAAATCAAGCCCACTACCCAAAATTTCACATATATCAGCAAAAGGAAAAGTATTCGCCTGAGATTTGGTATATACCCCAAAATGTTGAGGATACTTCTGGGCAACCCTATTCATTATCTCATCAAGACTATCAGACAAAGAACCCATACTGATAAATTGGGCGATGGGAGTAGAGAAAAAAGGAGTTAAATAAAAAGGAAGCCAATCAAAAGCAAAATTAACAATTAAATCATAATCCCCCTGAACAGTTCGAGCATATTCCCACATATTCGCCAACACAGAATTTTCGGGCATAATCGTAGGAATATCTCTGCCCTGGGTTTGGGCAGGTATATGCACATTACCCTCAATCTCCACTATTTTAGCATTGGCAAAATAAGATTTTTTGGGGGCTACCGTAGTAATATCATAACCTCTTTTTTGCATCTCTTGAATCAGGTTATATAGAGTTAATTCTACACCCCCTCCAATCCCCGAACTTAAAGCACCAACTGGGGTTGACATAAATAATATTTTGTGCATTATAATAATTAAAAATGATGAATAATAGCTAATTAGCCTTATAAATTAGCTCTTATAATTTTCCCATTAATATAAGACAAAAGCAATTATTTATTATTCTCGAGATTAAAAATTAAATTTGACCTGTGCTTTAAATTGTTCATTGCGATAGGAAGTCGCAGCACTCTCTACTGTCAAGATGTTAGAAACTCGATAACTCAAATCTAGTATGGTTTGAGGAGATAAATTTGCCTGACATAAACCCTCATAAACAAACGCATTGGAAAACTCCCCTTCCAGCCTTTGTTGTCCAATACTTCCTGCCAACCGACAAGATAAATTATCCGTAAATTGTCTTCTCCATCCCAATTCCAAATTGTAAACCAAAAAATCTGGGGGTGAAAAATAACCACTGGAGGATTCAAGGTTTTCTGCAAAACTCCATACAAATAAATTACCCGATAAACTAAACTCGCCAAAGGTTTTTTCTAAACGACTAAAAGATTGAAACTCATCATTACCATCAGAAAAAGTACCATATTGAGCGAAACTAAAGAGACTCAAATCAGGTGCTATTAACCAATAAAATTGAGGTCTAAATCTCCAGAAAGTTACCTCATTTTCGATGGTAGTGGCATTAAATTTGTAGGCTTGGTGTTCAATGGTTGCCCCTGCCACAAATAGGGATTGTAATTCCCCTGCTTCGTTAACATTTATCGATAAAGGTTGTTCGGCATTAATGCTAAAATTCGGAGTATTACGCACCCGATCAAAAAAATCAACCCCTAAATTAAGATTTAAATTAGTATTATTAATTTGTCTTTGCCAACCGAAAATTAAAGGAATATGGGTAATATCTTCTATGTCTGTTTTTCTAAAAGTATTAACTCCTGTTTTCAAACTAAAGTTGTTTTGATTGAGAGATTGAAAATCGAATAAAACTTCTCGAAAAATATTTCTTTGACCAAAGTTATCACTATCTAGGGAAAAACTTGGGGTAATACTCTCTAATCTAAAATTATCGGTTTCATTGCTTTGTGACTCTTCAATATTAGGAATGAACCTTTCTCGAAGGGAGGGATTAAAGTTTTCTGGAGAGGCTATTAGATTAAATTTTTCTTTATTAGGGATTTCGGAAAATTGTATTTGTTGATCGAAAAAAATATTATTTTGATCAACTTTGTAGATATTAAATTGACTAAGATTATGTATATCTTGAAATGAATTAATTTTTTTAGATATGAAAAAATAATTATTTTGGTGCTTTTCAAATGAGGCAATATCAATCATTTGATTAGCCTGAGCAGAATCTTTTACCAATGGAAAAAAGAATGGAGAGAAGGTTATAAAAATTAAACACTTGATCAATTCATTACTTTTTTTTTCATATCAGTATTTTAAAAATTTTTTATTAGGTTATCATATACTATATTAAGTGTCTTAATCAAAACATAACAAAAATTAGGTTTTACGAAACTTTATTTTTGTTGACTAAAGTCAGTTTATTTGCTATTTCAAGATAAAAATTAATCAGAAAGAGTGGCTATGAGGAGAGGTAAGGGAAAGGTTGTGGGTCGATGGCTAAGAATGATAGGTCTATGTTTAATGAGTTTTATTGTTAGTCACTATCTTAGTTTTAACTCTATAGAAAAATCACTTTTATTGGGGAAACAGACATCGATGGTTTTTGCTCAATCAGAGGCAGTTTCATCCTGTGCTAATATCAGTGAACCTTTAACAGAAGAAGAGAGTCGGTGGGCGCGCACTGCATGGGCATATTTTGTCAACAATTATCAACCCGATACGGGCTTTATTAACTCTGCCAATGACTTTCCCTCGGCGACTACTTGGGATATGGGTAATTATCTGATGGCACTGAATGCTGTCCGATGGTTAAATTTAATTGATCAAGGGGATTTTGATGCAAGGCTCAATAAGTTTTTAGAAACGATCAGTAGTATGAGGTTATTCGAGGATTCTTTACCTCATAAGGTATATAGCACTATTTCCACGGAATTTGTGGATTATGGTAATAATCCTGTACCTGGTGGCATTGGTTGGTCTGCCCTTGATATTGGTAGGCTTTTGGCATCTTTTCATCTTTTACGTACTTGTCATCCTCAGTATGCGGATTGGATAGAGTCCATTGTTAGTAGGTGGGATGTGGAGCGAATAATTCAAAATGATCGGTTGTATGGAGCGGGTGTATCGAGAAATGGGCAAACTTTATTGGTACAAGAAGGGCGTTTAGGTT
The sequence above is a segment of the Cyanobacterium stanieri PCC 7202 genome. Coding sequences within it:
- a CDS encoding hypothetical protein (PFAM: Cellulose synthase operon protein C C-terminus (BCSC_C)~KEGG: ana:alr3754 hypothetical protein~SPTR: Putative uncharacterized protein), translating into MIKCLIFITFSPFFFPLVKDSAQANQMIDIASFEKHQNNYFFISKKINSFQDIHNLSQFNIYKVDQNNIFFDQQIQFSEIPNKEKFNLIASPENFNPSLRERFIPNIEESQSNETDNFRLESITPSFSLDSDNFGQRNIFREVLFDFQSLNQNNFSLKTGVNTFRKTDIEDITHIPLIFGWQRQINNTNLNLNLGVDFFDRVRNTPNFSINAEQPLSINVNEAGELQSLFVAGATIEHQAYKFNATTIENEVTFWRFRPQFYWLIAPDLSLFSFAQYGTFSDGNDEFQSFSRLEKTFGEFSLSGNLFVWSFAENLESSSGYFSPPDFLVYNLELGWRRQFTDNLSCRLAGSIGQQRLEGEFSNAFVYEGLCQANLSPQTILDLSYRVSNILTVESAATSYRNEQFKAQVKFNF